From a region of the Sesamum indicum cultivar Zhongzhi No. 13 linkage group LG3, S_indicum_v1.0, whole genome shotgun sequence genome:
- the LOC105159045 gene encoding probable rhamnogalacturonate lyase B isoform X2 — translation MDNGVLRVTISKPDGIVTGIKYNHIDNLLEIANDESNRGYWDLVWSQPGSTGTAGTFEVIHGTNFKVVTENEEQVELSFSTTWNASLQGKLAPLNIDKRFVMLRGSSGFYTYAIYEHLEGWPGFNLDETRIVFKLRKDKFHYMAVADNRQRYMPLPDDRLPGRGQPLDYPEAVLLVNPVEPEFTGEVDDKYQYSCENKDVKVHGWICTDIPAVGFWQIMPSNEFQTGGPSKQDLTSHVGPTTLAMFVSAHYGGEDVVLKFEEGEAWKKVFGPIFMYLNSVTNGSDPFLLWEDAKEQATEQVVRWPYSFPASEDFPTSAERGNVSGRLLVRDRCVSDEEMVGNGAYIGLAPPGEIGSWQTQGKGYQFWRKADEKGYFTINNIRTGDYNLYAWVPGFIGDYKLEEVISITPGCNIDMGELVYEPPRDGPTLWEIGIPDRSAREFYIPDPDARYINKLYVNHPDRFRQYGLWERYSELYPKGDLVYTVGESNYSTDWFFAQVTRKKDDNTYQATTWQIRFRLATIKPTGTYKLRLALASAAQAELQVRINNPDQDPALFTSGLIGKDNAIARHGIHGLYWLFNVELPAASLVEGDNTIYLTQANTTSPFQGIMYDYIRLESP, via the exons ATGGACAATGGAGTTCTTAGAGTCACAATATCAAAGCCAGATGGAATAGTGACCGGCATAAAATACAATCACATTGACAATTTGCTAGAGATCGCCAACGATGAATCTAATAGAGG GTATTGGGATCTTGTTTGGAGTCAGCCAGGAAGTACTGGAACTGCTGGAACATTTGAAGT gaTCCATGGGACGAATTTTAAGGTTGTCACAGAAAATGAGGAACAAGTAGAGCTATCATTCTCAACAACATGGAATGCTTCCCTCCAGGGCAAGCTTGCTCCATTAAACATAGACAAAAG GTTCGTAATGCTTCGTGGATCTTCAGGCTTCTATACCTACGCCATTTACGAACATTTGGAGGGGTGGCCTGGTTTCAACCTTGATGAAACCAGAATTGTGTTCAAGCTCAGAAAGGACaa GTTTCACTATATGGCTGTGGCAGACAACAGGCAAAGGTATATGCCCTTACCAGATGACAGGTTGCCTGGGAGAGGACAGCCATTGGACTATCCTGAAGCTGTCCTCCTTGTAAATCCTGTGGAGCCTGAATTCACAGGAGAG gTGGACGACAAATACCAATACTCATGCGAAAACAAAGACGTGAAGGTCCACGGATGGATATGCACGGATATTCCAGCCGTGGGCTTCTGGCAGATCATGCCCAGCAATGAATTCCAGACAGGAGGACCTTCGAAACAAGATCTTACGTCTCATGTTGGTCCGACCACTCTTGCT ATGTTTGTGAGTGCACATTATGGAGGGGAGGATGTAGTTCTGAAATTTGAAGAAGGTGAGGCATGGAAGAAAGTCTTTGGTCCCATTTTTATGTATCTTAATTCTGTCACCAACGGATCTGACCCCTTTTTGCTTTGGGAAGATGCCAAAGAACAG GCGACGGAACAAGTTGTGAGGTGGCCTTATAGTTTTCCAGCATCAGAAGATTTTCCAACATCAGCGGAAAGGGGCAATGTTAGTGGCAGATTATTAGTCAGAGAcag GTGTGTGAGTGATGAGGAGATGGTGGGAAATGGAGCATACATTGGGTTGGCTCCACCAGGAGAAATTGGATCTTGGCAAACACAAGGCAAg gGGTATCAATTTTGGAGAAAAGCAGACGAAAAAGGATATTTTACCATCAACAACATCCGTACTGGAGACTACAATCTTTACGCATGGGTCCCTGGTTTTATCGGAGATTACAAACTTGAAGAAGTCATTAGCATAACCCCAG GATGCAACATCGATATGGGTGAGCTTGTGTATGAGCCCCCCAGGGATGGACCAACCCTATGGGAAATAGGGATCCCTGATCGTTCAGCCCGAGAATTTTACATTCCCGATCCCGATGCGagatatatcaataaattatatgtcaaTCATCCCGACAG GTTCAGGCAATATGGACTGTGGGAGAGATACAGTGAATTATATCCCAAGGGTGACTTAGTCTACACAGTTGGGGAGAGCAATTACAGTACGGACTGGTTCTTTGCCCAAGTTACCAG AAAGAAAGACGACAATACATACCAAGCAACTACGTGGCAAATCAGGTTCAGACTCGCCACCATAAAACCAACCGGAACGTACAAATTGAGACTGGCGCTTGCATCTGCAGCGCAAGCTGAGTTGCAG GTTCGAATAAATAATCCAGATCAAGATCCCGCATTATTTACGAGCGGATTAATTGGGAAAGACAACGCAATCGCACGACATGGGATTCATGGGCTCTATTGGTTGTTCAATGTGGAGTTACCGGCTGCTTCGCTTGTTGAAGGCGACAACACAATTTATTTGACGCAAGCAAATACTACGAGTCCATTTCAGGGGATTATGTATGATTACATTCGTCTCGAAAGCCCTTGA
- the LOC105159045 gene encoding probable rhamnogalacturonate lyase B isoform X3, with protein MPSTRLRLQVRDHHVVMDNGVLRVTISKPDGIVTGIKYNHIDNLLEIANDESNRGYWDLVWSQPGSTGTAGTFEVIHGTNFKVVTENEEQVELSFSTTWNASLQGKLAPLNIDKRFVMLRGSSGFYTYAIYEHLEGWPGFNLDETRIVFKLRKDKFHYMAVADNRQRYMPLPDDRLPGRGQPLDYPEAVLLVNPVEPEFTGEVDDKYQYSCENKDVKVHGWICTDIPAVGFWQIMPSNEFQTGGPSKQDLTSHVGPTTLAMFVSAHYGGEDVVLKFEEDAKEQATEQVVRWPYSFPASEDFPTSAERGNVSGRLLVRDRCVSDEEMVGNGAYIGLAPPGEIGSWQTQGKGYQFWRKADEKGYFTINNIRTGDYNLYAWVPGFIGDYKLEEVISITPGCNIDMGELVYEPPRDGPTLWEIGIPDRSAREFYIPDPDARYINKLYVNHPDRFRQYGLWERYSELYPKGDLVYTVGESNYSTDWFFAQVTRKKDDNTYQATTWQIRFRLATIKPTGTYKLRLALASAAQAELQVRINNPDQDPALFTSGLIGKDNAIARHGIHGLYWLFNVELPAASLVEGDNTIYLTQANTTSPFQGIMYDYIRLESP; from the exons ATGCCGTCAACAAGATTAAGGTTGCAGGTTCGAGATCACCAT GTGGTTATGGACAATGGAGTTCTTAGAGTCACAATATCAAAGCCAGATGGAATAGTGACCGGCATAAAATACAATCACATTGACAATTTGCTAGAGATCGCCAACGATGAATCTAATAGAGG GTATTGGGATCTTGTTTGGAGTCAGCCAGGAAGTACTGGAACTGCTGGAACATTTGAAGT gaTCCATGGGACGAATTTTAAGGTTGTCACAGAAAATGAGGAACAAGTAGAGCTATCATTCTCAACAACATGGAATGCTTCCCTCCAGGGCAAGCTTGCTCCATTAAACATAGACAAAAG GTTCGTAATGCTTCGTGGATCTTCAGGCTTCTATACCTACGCCATTTACGAACATTTGGAGGGGTGGCCTGGTTTCAACCTTGATGAAACCAGAATTGTGTTCAAGCTCAGAAAGGACaa GTTTCACTATATGGCTGTGGCAGACAACAGGCAAAGGTATATGCCCTTACCAGATGACAGGTTGCCTGGGAGAGGACAGCCATTGGACTATCCTGAAGCTGTCCTCCTTGTAAATCCTGTGGAGCCTGAATTCACAGGAGAG gTGGACGACAAATACCAATACTCATGCGAAAACAAAGACGTGAAGGTCCACGGATGGATATGCACGGATATTCCAGCCGTGGGCTTCTGGCAGATCATGCCCAGCAATGAATTCCAGACAGGAGGACCTTCGAAACAAGATCTTACGTCTCATGTTGGTCCGACCACTCTTGCT ATGTTTGTGAGTGCACATTATGGAGGGGAGGATGTAGTTCTGAAATTTGAAGAAG ATGCCAAAGAACAG GCGACGGAACAAGTTGTGAGGTGGCCTTATAGTTTTCCAGCATCAGAAGATTTTCCAACATCAGCGGAAAGGGGCAATGTTAGTGGCAGATTATTAGTCAGAGAcag GTGTGTGAGTGATGAGGAGATGGTGGGAAATGGAGCATACATTGGGTTGGCTCCACCAGGAGAAATTGGATCTTGGCAAACACAAGGCAAg gGGTATCAATTTTGGAGAAAAGCAGACGAAAAAGGATATTTTACCATCAACAACATCCGTACTGGAGACTACAATCTTTACGCATGGGTCCCTGGTTTTATCGGAGATTACAAACTTGAAGAAGTCATTAGCATAACCCCAG GATGCAACATCGATATGGGTGAGCTTGTGTATGAGCCCCCCAGGGATGGACCAACCCTATGGGAAATAGGGATCCCTGATCGTTCAGCCCGAGAATTTTACATTCCCGATCCCGATGCGagatatatcaataaattatatgtcaaTCATCCCGACAG GTTCAGGCAATATGGACTGTGGGAGAGATACAGTGAATTATATCCCAAGGGTGACTTAGTCTACACAGTTGGGGAGAGCAATTACAGTACGGACTGGTTCTTTGCCCAAGTTACCAG AAAGAAAGACGACAATACATACCAAGCAACTACGTGGCAAATCAGGTTCAGACTCGCCACCATAAAACCAACCGGAACGTACAAATTGAGACTGGCGCTTGCATCTGCAGCGCAAGCTGAGTTGCAG GTTCGAATAAATAATCCAGATCAAGATCCCGCATTATTTACGAGCGGATTAATTGGGAAAGACAACGCAATCGCACGACATGGGATTCATGGGCTCTATTGGTTGTTCAATGTGGAGTTACCGGCTGCTTCGCTTGTTGAAGGCGACAACACAATTTATTTGACGCAAGCAAATACTACGAGTCCATTTCAGGGGATTATGTATGATTACATTCGTCTCGAAAGCCCTTGA
- the LOC105159045 gene encoding probable rhamnogalacturonate lyase B isoform X1: MPSTRLRLQVRDHHVVMDNGVLRVTISKPDGIVTGIKYNHIDNLLEIANDESNRGYWDLVWSQPGSTGTAGTFEVIHGTNFKVVTENEEQVELSFSTTWNASLQGKLAPLNIDKRFVMLRGSSGFYTYAIYEHLEGWPGFNLDETRIVFKLRKDKFHYMAVADNRQRYMPLPDDRLPGRGQPLDYPEAVLLVNPVEPEFTGEVDDKYQYSCENKDVKVHGWICTDIPAVGFWQIMPSNEFQTGGPSKQDLTSHVGPTTLAMFVSAHYGGEDVVLKFEEGEAWKKVFGPIFMYLNSVTNGSDPFLLWEDAKEQATEQVVRWPYSFPASEDFPTSAERGNVSGRLLVRDRCVSDEEMVGNGAYIGLAPPGEIGSWQTQGKGYQFWRKADEKGYFTINNIRTGDYNLYAWVPGFIGDYKLEEVISITPGCNIDMGELVYEPPRDGPTLWEIGIPDRSAREFYIPDPDARYINKLYVNHPDRFRQYGLWERYSELYPKGDLVYTVGESNYSTDWFFAQVTRKKDDNTYQATTWQIRFRLATIKPTGTYKLRLALASAAQAELQVRINNPDQDPALFTSGLIGKDNAIARHGIHGLYWLFNVELPAASLVEGDNTIYLTQANTTSPFQGIMYDYIRLESP; this comes from the exons ATGCCGTCAACAAGATTAAGGTTGCAGGTTCGAGATCACCAT GTGGTTATGGACAATGGAGTTCTTAGAGTCACAATATCAAAGCCAGATGGAATAGTGACCGGCATAAAATACAATCACATTGACAATTTGCTAGAGATCGCCAACGATGAATCTAATAGAGG GTATTGGGATCTTGTTTGGAGTCAGCCAGGAAGTACTGGAACTGCTGGAACATTTGAAGT gaTCCATGGGACGAATTTTAAGGTTGTCACAGAAAATGAGGAACAAGTAGAGCTATCATTCTCAACAACATGGAATGCTTCCCTCCAGGGCAAGCTTGCTCCATTAAACATAGACAAAAG GTTCGTAATGCTTCGTGGATCTTCAGGCTTCTATACCTACGCCATTTACGAACATTTGGAGGGGTGGCCTGGTTTCAACCTTGATGAAACCAGAATTGTGTTCAAGCTCAGAAAGGACaa GTTTCACTATATGGCTGTGGCAGACAACAGGCAAAGGTATATGCCCTTACCAGATGACAGGTTGCCTGGGAGAGGACAGCCATTGGACTATCCTGAAGCTGTCCTCCTTGTAAATCCTGTGGAGCCTGAATTCACAGGAGAG gTGGACGACAAATACCAATACTCATGCGAAAACAAAGACGTGAAGGTCCACGGATGGATATGCACGGATATTCCAGCCGTGGGCTTCTGGCAGATCATGCCCAGCAATGAATTCCAGACAGGAGGACCTTCGAAACAAGATCTTACGTCTCATGTTGGTCCGACCACTCTTGCT ATGTTTGTGAGTGCACATTATGGAGGGGAGGATGTAGTTCTGAAATTTGAAGAAGGTGAGGCATGGAAGAAAGTCTTTGGTCCCATTTTTATGTATCTTAATTCTGTCACCAACGGATCTGACCCCTTTTTGCTTTGGGAAGATGCCAAAGAACAG GCGACGGAACAAGTTGTGAGGTGGCCTTATAGTTTTCCAGCATCAGAAGATTTTCCAACATCAGCGGAAAGGGGCAATGTTAGTGGCAGATTATTAGTCAGAGAcag GTGTGTGAGTGATGAGGAGATGGTGGGAAATGGAGCATACATTGGGTTGGCTCCACCAGGAGAAATTGGATCTTGGCAAACACAAGGCAAg gGGTATCAATTTTGGAGAAAAGCAGACGAAAAAGGATATTTTACCATCAACAACATCCGTACTGGAGACTACAATCTTTACGCATGGGTCCCTGGTTTTATCGGAGATTACAAACTTGAAGAAGTCATTAGCATAACCCCAG GATGCAACATCGATATGGGTGAGCTTGTGTATGAGCCCCCCAGGGATGGACCAACCCTATGGGAAATAGGGATCCCTGATCGTTCAGCCCGAGAATTTTACATTCCCGATCCCGATGCGagatatatcaataaattatatgtcaaTCATCCCGACAG GTTCAGGCAATATGGACTGTGGGAGAGATACAGTGAATTATATCCCAAGGGTGACTTAGTCTACACAGTTGGGGAGAGCAATTACAGTACGGACTGGTTCTTTGCCCAAGTTACCAG AAAGAAAGACGACAATACATACCAAGCAACTACGTGGCAAATCAGGTTCAGACTCGCCACCATAAAACCAACCGGAACGTACAAATTGAGACTGGCGCTTGCATCTGCAGCGCAAGCTGAGTTGCAG GTTCGAATAAATAATCCAGATCAAGATCCCGCATTATTTACGAGCGGATTAATTGGGAAAGACAACGCAATCGCACGACATGGGATTCATGGGCTCTATTGGTTGTTCAATGTGGAGTTACCGGCTGCTTCGCTTGTTGAAGGCGACAACACAATTTATTTGACGCAAGCAAATACTACGAGTCCATTTCAGGGGATTATGTATGATTACATTCGTCTCGAAAGCCCTTGA